One stretch of Lottiidibacillus patelloidae DNA includes these proteins:
- a CDS encoding YczE/YyaS/YitT family protein: MQKETIIRGLFYIVGLAIISFGVPLTIVADLGTGAWDALNVGLSETIGLSVGNWVIIVGLLLIAINALLLRTFPDLYAIITVVLVGEMIDFWLEFVFQGWMATTLWLQIVILFIGIVLLSLGIATYLQAKFAFIPIDGFMMAIHKTTGLSVSISKTIGELTALVFALLFSGPIFVGTILVTFLIGPLIQLFIKPIEKLYGSFTANNLYDLS, encoded by the coding sequence ATGCAAAAAGAGACGATTATTCGTGGTTTATTTTATATAGTGGGATTAGCAATTATATCTTTTGGAGTGCCTTTAACTATTGTGGCTGATTTAGGAACAGGTGCATGGGACGCTTTAAATGTGGGCCTTTCTGAAACGATTGGATTATCAGTTGGAAACTGGGTTATTATCGTTGGTTTACTTTTAATAGCAATCAATGCATTACTTTTAAGAACATTCCCAGATTTATATGCGATTATTACAGTTGTCCTTGTTGGTGAGATGATTGATTTTTGGTTAGAATTTGTATTCCAAGGATGGATGGCAACAACTTTATGGCTACAAATTGTCATTTTGTTTATTGGTATTGTGTTGCTTTCATTAGGAATTGCAACATATTTACAAGCAAAGTTTGCTTTTATTCCAATCGATGGATTTATGATGGCAATTCATAAAACGACTGGGTTAAGTGTTTCTATATCAAAAACTATAGGGGAATTAACAGCACTCGTTTTTGCCTTACTATTCTCAGGACCTATTTTTGTCGGAACAATTTTAGTAACATTTCTCATTGGACCTTTAATTCAATTATTTATTAAACCAATAGAAAAACTTTATGGATCATTTACAGCTAATAACCTTTACGATTTATCGTAA
- a CDS encoding OsmC family protein, with protein MKFEMKEDVGFKVDLAYGELHVAGDEDYGFRPFQLMVSSIAVCSGGVLRKILAKQRVEITNMTIEADVERNEEEANRIEKIHIHFLISGKDLKEEKLRKAVELSSKNCPMVQSVKGSIEIKETFAIVD; from the coding sequence ATGAAATTTGAAATGAAAGAAGATGTTGGTTTTAAAGTAGATTTAGCATATGGCGAGTTACATGTCGCTGGAGACGAGGATTATGGATTTCGTCCTTTTCAACTAATGGTATCTTCCATTGCTGTCTGCAGTGGGGGCGTTCTAAGAAAAATACTAGCAAAGCAACGCGTAGAAATAACAAATATGACGATCGAAGCTGATGTAGAAAGAAATGAAGAAGAGGCAAATCGAATTGAAAAAATACATATTCATTTTTTAATTAGTGGTAAAGATCTCAAGGAAGAAAAATTAAGAAAAGCAGTTGAACTATCCTCTAAAAATTGTCCGATGGTTCAATCTGTTAAAGGAAGTATTGAAATAAAAGAAACATTTGCAATAGTTGATTAG
- a CDS encoding mechanosensitive ion channel family protein: MTYIIEMTKPILSNFFVQLFLVILIAYFSVVIIRIAVQRFFAKTDFLSERREKTLESMIVSIAQYAASIGIIIFALSHFVEIGKLLAGAGVIGIIVGFGAQSLIKDILSGVTLLYEKQLHKGDFITVNNEYSGTVEEIGLRLLKIRQWSGKLLTIRNGEVSEILNFNMHKMRVIEKVAISFQENPAKVMNVLEGACNELNAKHTNFLLKTPTGEIIEKFQVYGMTSVNATFRGYEYTVIGLVEDKIYFTAAKNVRLTIAQHLYNEGIQMAEENVRLLSRTMNTKETAYEKS, translated from the coding sequence ATGACATACATAATTGAGATGACAAAGCCAATTCTTTCAAATTTTTTCGTACAGCTATTTTTAGTAATACTAATTGCCTATTTTAGTGTTGTAATTATTCGCATAGCTGTGCAGCGCTTTTTTGCAAAAACTGATTTTTTATCAGAACGTCGTGAAAAAACATTAGAAAGTATGATTGTTTCCATTGCTCAATATGCAGCTTCCATAGGGATTATCATTTTTGCATTATCGCACTTTGTTGAAATAGGCAAGCTGTTAGCTGGCGCAGGAGTCATTGGGATCATTGTTGGTTTTGGTGCACAAAGTTTAATAAAAGATATATTAAGTGGTGTAACGCTCTTATATGAAAAGCAACTACATAAAGGCGATTTTATTACAGTCAATAATGAATATAGTGGAACAGTCGAAGAAATAGGATTACGCCTTTTAAAAATCCGGCAATGGAGTGGGAAACTTCTAACAATTAGAAATGGTGAAGTTTCTGAAATCCTCAATTTTAATATGCACAAAATGAGAGTAATCGAAAAAGTAGCGATCAGCTTTCAAGAAAACCCAGCTAAAGTAATGAATGTTTTGGAAGGTGCCTGTAACGAACTAAATGCAAAACATACGAATTTTCTTTTAAAAACACCAACTGGAGAAATTATTGAAAAGTTTCAAGTGTACGGGATGACATCAGTAAATGCTACATTCCGGGGATATGAGTATACAGTTATCGGATTAGTTGAAGATAAAATATATTTTACCGCTGCAAAAAATGTAAGGTTAACAATCGCCCAACACCTTTATAATGAAGGCATCCAAATGGCAGAAGAGAACGTGCGTCTACTAAGTAGAACGATGAATACAAAAGAAACAGCTTATGAAAAATCATAA